One Phalacrocorax aristotelis chromosome 10, bGulAri2.1, whole genome shotgun sequence genomic region harbors:
- the IGFALS gene encoding insulin-like growth factor-binding protein complex acid labile subunit has protein sequence MSTGKAGITLLLPLALLLATASQPPGGVSPKDQGDTDPPRCPSHCACSLDDYSEELNVFCSARNLTHLPEDVPPNAKALWLDGNNFTLLPAAAFRNLSALDFLDLQSSQLAAVEQHAFHGLRSLYHLHLERNRLKHLAPHTFLHTQNLISLSLNNNYFSKVEEGLFAGLSNLWYLNLGWNSLVVLPDKIFHDLPNLRELILAGNKLPYLQHQLFCSLTELKELDLSGNALKGIKINIFIKLQKLQKLYLNHNQINAIAPRAFMGMKSLRWLDLSHNRLVSLFEDTFLGLLSLHVLRLSTNSITSLRPRTFKDLQFLEELQLGHNRIRSLVERTFDGLGQLEVLSLNNNQLQDIRVGAFLGLYNVAVMHLSANCIKILPDYVFKGVTKLHSLHLEHSCLSRIQANTFSSLSSLRRLFLQHNAIAIIEDQSFSELHELLELDLKHNRLSHLSPQLFVGLSNLEYLFLSSNQLLEISQDTFSPLQRLFWLDLSHNQLETLDNTIISPLANLRYLSLRNNSLETFSVGFLCTSSALEQLWLGGNNWHCNCSLKGLRDFSLQHPVVVPRFVQSVAEGDDAHVPIYTYNNLTCLHPPAVAGLDLRDTTEDSFAHC, from the exons ATGAGCACAGGCAAAG CAGGCAtcaccctcctgctccccctggccctgctgctggccactgCCTCCCAGCCGCCCGGGGGGGTCAGCCCGAAGGACCAGGGGGACACGGACCCCCCACGCTGCCCCAGCCATTGCGCCTGCAGCTTGGATGACTACAGTGAGGAGCTCAATGTCTTCTGCAGCGCCCGCAACCTGACACACCTGCCTGAGGATGTCCCCCCCAACGCCAAAGCCCTTTGGCTGGATGGCAATAACTTcaccctgctgccagctgctgccttccGGAACCTCTCAGCCCTGGACTTTCTGgacctgcagagcagccagctggCTGCCGTGGAGCAGCACGCCTTCCACGGGCTGCGGAGCCTCTACCACCTTCACCTTGAACGCAACCGCCTCAAGCACTTGGCTCCCCACACCTTCCTGCACACCCAGAACCTCATCTCCCTCAGCCTCAACAACAACTACTTCAGTAAGGTGGAGGAAGGGCTGTTTGCCGGGCTTTCCAACCTCTGGTATCTGAACCTGGGCTGGAACTCACTTGTGGTCCTGCCTGACAAGATCTTCCATGACTTGCCCAACTTGAGGGAGCTGATCCTGGCCGGGAACAAGCTCCCCTacctccagcaccagctcttctgcagccttactgagctgaaggagctggaCCTGAGTGGCAATGCACTCAAAGGCATCAAGATCAACATCTTCATCAAGCTGCAGAAGCTACAGAAGCTGTACCTGAACCACAACCAGATCAATGCCATTGCACCCCGTGCCTTTATGGGCATGAAGTCCCTCCGATGGCTGGATCTCTCCCACAACCGGCTTGTCTCGCTGTTTGAGGACACATTTCTGGGCCTCCTGAGCCTGCATGTCCTACGCTTGTCTACCAACTCCATCACCAGCCTGAGGCCCAGGACTTTCAAAGACCTCCAGTtcctggaggagctgcagctggggcacAACAGGATCCGGAGCCTGGTAGAAAGGACCTTCGATGGGCTGGGCCAGCTGGAGGTCCTCAGCCTCAACAACAACCAGCTACAAGACATCAGGGTTGGGGCATTCCTGGGGCTGTACAATGTGGCGGTGATGCACTTATCTGCAAACTGCATCAAGATCCTCCCTGACTATGTCTTCAAGGGGGTCACCAAGTTGCACAGCCTCCACCTGGAGCACAGCTGCCTCAGCAGGATCCAGGCAAACACATTCTCCAGTCTCTCCAGCCTGCGGCGGCTCTTCTTGCAGCATAATGCTATTGCCATCATCGAGGACCAAAGCTTCAGTGAACTGCATGAGCTCCTGGAGCTCGACCTGAAGCACAACAGGCTGAGCCACCTCTCACCCCAGCTCTTTGTGGGTCTGAGCAATCTGGAGtaccttttcctctcctccaacCAGCTCCTGGAGATTTCCCAGGACACATTCAGCCCACTCCAGAGACTCTTCTGGCTTGACCTCTCCCATAACCAGCTGGAGACGCTAGACAACACCATCATCTCCCCCCTAGCCAACCTGCGGTATCTCAGCCTGAGGAACAACTCACTGGAAACCTTTTCGGTGGGATTTCTGTGCACCTCCTCTGCCCTGGAGCAGCTGTGGCTGGGGGGCAACAACTGGCATTGCAACTGCTCCCTGAAAGGCCTGAGGGACttctccctgcagcaccctgtgGTGGTCCCGCGCTTTGTGCAGTCCGTGGCTGAGGGGGACGATGCCCACGTCCCCATCTACACCTACAACAACCTCACCTGCCTCCACCCCCCAGCCGTGGCAGGCCTGGACCTCCGTGACACCACCGAGGACAGCTTTGCTCACTGCTGA
- the SPSB3 gene encoding SPRY domain-containing SOCS box protein 3 isoform X2: MARRTRSSRAWHFVLSGVRREVDTRAVALATSTRGWGYDSDGQHSDSDSEPESSSLSPSIPSAIPVTGESYCNCENQSEAPYCSSLHALHRVKDCQCGEEDEYFDWVWDDLNKSTATLLTCDNRKVNFHMEYSCGTAAIRGNKELADGQHFWEIKMTSPVYGTDMMVGIGTSDVNLDKYRHTFCSLLGKDEDSWGLSYTGLLHHKGDKTNFSSRFGQGSIIGVHLDTWHGTLTFFKNRKCIGVAATKLQNKKFYPMVCSTAAKSSMKVIRSCASCTSLQYLCCYRLRQLLPDYVDTLEVLPLPPGLKQVLHNKLGWVLSMNYSTLKPSSSSSSSGSDSDSSCGSDAEACQRKRCRRT; the protein is encoded by the exons ATGGCACGGCGCACGCGGAGCAGCAGGGCCTGGCACTTCGTCCTGAGCGGGGTGCGGCGTGAGGTGGACACCCGGGCGGTTGCCTTGGCCACCAGCACGCGTGGCTGGGGCTACGACTCCGATGGACAG CACAGCGATTCAGATTCGGAGCCAGAGTCTTCCTCCCTCTCACCTTCCATCCCGAGTGCCATACCTGTGACCGGAGAGTCCTACTGCAACTGTGAGAACCAGAGCGAAGCGCCCTACTGCTCCAGCCTGCATGCCCTCCACCGTGTGAAGGACTGCCAGTGTGGCGAGGAGGACGAGT ATTTTGACTGGGTGTGGGATGACCTGAATAAGTCGACGGCCACCCTGCTGACCTGCGACAACCGCAAGGTGAACTTCCACATGGAGTACAGCTGTGGCACTGCTGCCATCCGGGGGAACAAAGAGCTGGCAGACGGGCAGCACTTCTGGGAGATCAAGATGACCTCCCCAGTCTATGGCACAGACATG ATGGTGGGAATTGGGACATCTGATGTGAATCTGGACAAGTACCGCCACACCTTCTGCAGCCTGTTGGGCAAGGACGAGGACAGCTGGGGACTCTCCTACACAG gactATTGCATCACAAGGGAGACAAAACAAACTTCTCCTCGAGGTTCGGCCAAGGCTCCATCATTGGAGTGCATTTGGACACGTGGCATGGAACACTAACATTCTTCAAAAACCGCAAGTGCATTG GGGTTGCAGCTACGAAGCTGCAGAACAAGAAGTTTTACCCCATGGTGTGCTCGACGGCGGCCAAGAGCAGCATGAAGGTGATCCGCTCCTGTGCCAGTTGCACATCCCTCCAGTATCTCTGCTGTTACCGCCTGCGCCAGCTCCTGCCTGACTACGTGGACACACTGGAGGTGCTACCATTGCCACCAGGACTCAAGCAGGTGCTACACAACAAACTGGGGTGGGTCTTGAGCATGAACTATAGCACATTGaagccttcctcctcttcctcttcatcagGAAGTGACTCAGACAGCTCCTGTGGCTCAGATGCAGAGGCCTGCCAAAGGAAGAGGTGCAGGAGGACATAA
- the NUBP2 gene encoding cytosolic Fe-S cluster assembly factor NUBP2 isoform X2: MEEAVGERSNLAGVRHILLVLSGKGGVGKSTISTELALSLRHSGKKVGILDVDLCGPSIPRMFRVQDSDVHQCDSGWVPVFVDQDKSISLMSIGFLLEKPDDAVVWRGPKKNALIKQFVADVAWGDLDFLIVDTPPGTSDEHISTVEALRPYKPLGAILVTTPQAVAVGDVRRELTFCKKTGLRVLGIVENMSGFVCPHCSECTNIFSKGGGEELARYAGVPFLGCVPLDPQLSQSLEEGRDFIQEFPKSSAFPALAQITQQILDGTSQRSS; encoded by the exons ATGGAGGAGGCGGTGGGGG AGAGAAGCAACCTGGCTGGGGTGCGGCACATCCTGCTGGTGCTCTCTGGGAAGGGTGGTGTGGGGAAGAGCACCATCTCCACAGAGCTGGCTCTGTCACTGCGGCACTCTGGGAAGAAG GTGGGGATCCTGGACGTGGACCTGTGTGGCCCCAGCATACCCCGTATGTTCAGGGTGCAGGACAGTGACGTGCACCAGTGCGACAGCGGCTGGGTCCCCGTCTTTGTGGACCAAGACAAGAGCATCTCGCTCATGTCCATTGGCTTCCTGCTCGAGAAGCCGGATGATGCTGTGGTGTGGAGAGGACCCAAGAAAAATG CTTTGATCAAACAATTTGTTGCTGATGTGGCATGGGGGGATCTGGACTTTCTCATCGTGGACACGCCGCCGGGTACGTCTGACGAGCACATCTCCACAGTGGAGGCCTTGCGGCCCTACAAGCCACTTGGAGCAATCCTCGTCACAACACCCCAG GCCGTGGCTGTAGGAGATGTAAGGCGAGAGCTGACATTCTGTAAGAAGACAGGCTTACGAGTTCTCGGCATTGTGGAGAATATGAGCGGCTTTGTCTGCCCACACTGTTCG GAGTGCACAAACATCTTTTCCAAAGGAGGAGGTGAGGAGCTGGCCAGGTATGCTGGGGTCCCCTTCCTTG GCTGTGTTCCCCTGGACCCCCAACTCAGCCAGAGCttggaggaaggcagagacTTCATCCAAGAGTTTCCCAAgagctctgccttccctgccttGGCTCAAATCACCCAGCAGATCTTGGATGGTACGTCACAGCGAAGCTCCTGA
- the SPSB3 gene encoding SPRY domain-containing SOCS box protein 3 isoform X1: MARRTRSSRAWHFVLSGVRREVDTRAVALATSTRGWGYDSDGQLVVVAGTGLLRSTKLQSQHSDSDSEPESSSLSPSIPSAIPVTGESYCNCENQSEAPYCSSLHALHRVKDCQCGEEDEYFDWVWDDLNKSTATLLTCDNRKVNFHMEYSCGTAAIRGNKELADGQHFWEIKMTSPVYGTDMMVGIGTSDVNLDKYRHTFCSLLGKDEDSWGLSYTGLLHHKGDKTNFSSRFGQGSIIGVHLDTWHGTLTFFKNRKCIGVAATKLQNKKFYPMVCSTAAKSSMKVIRSCASCTSLQYLCCYRLRQLLPDYVDTLEVLPLPPGLKQVLHNKLGWVLSMNYSTLKPSSSSSSSGSDSDSSCGSDAEACQRKRCRRT, from the exons ATGGCACGGCGCACGCGGAGCAGCAGGGCCTGGCACTTCGTCCTGAGCGGGGTGCGGCGTGAGGTGGACACCCGGGCGGTTGCCTTGGCCACCAGCACGCGTGGCTGGGGCTACGACTCCGATGGACAG ctggtggtggtggcgggAACCGGGCTGCTTCGATCTACGAAGTTACAGTCTCAG CACAGCGATTCAGATTCGGAGCCAGAGTCTTCCTCCCTCTCACCTTCCATCCCGAGTGCCATACCTGTGACCGGAGAGTCCTACTGCAACTGTGAGAACCAGAGCGAAGCGCCCTACTGCTCCAGCCTGCATGCCCTCCACCGTGTGAAGGACTGCCAGTGTGGCGAGGAGGACGAGT ATTTTGACTGGGTGTGGGATGACCTGAATAAGTCGACGGCCACCCTGCTGACCTGCGACAACCGCAAGGTGAACTTCCACATGGAGTACAGCTGTGGCACTGCTGCCATCCGGGGGAACAAAGAGCTGGCAGACGGGCAGCACTTCTGGGAGATCAAGATGACCTCCCCAGTCTATGGCACAGACATG ATGGTGGGAATTGGGACATCTGATGTGAATCTGGACAAGTACCGCCACACCTTCTGCAGCCTGTTGGGCAAGGACGAGGACAGCTGGGGACTCTCCTACACAG gactATTGCATCACAAGGGAGACAAAACAAACTTCTCCTCGAGGTTCGGCCAAGGCTCCATCATTGGAGTGCATTTGGACACGTGGCATGGAACACTAACATTCTTCAAAAACCGCAAGTGCATTG GGGTTGCAGCTACGAAGCTGCAGAACAAGAAGTTTTACCCCATGGTGTGCTCGACGGCGGCCAAGAGCAGCATGAAGGTGATCCGCTCCTGTGCCAGTTGCACATCCCTCCAGTATCTCTGCTGTTACCGCCTGCGCCAGCTCCTGCCTGACTACGTGGACACACTGGAGGTGCTACCATTGCCACCAGGACTCAAGCAGGTGCTACACAACAAACTGGGGTGGGTCTTGAGCATGAACTATAGCACATTGaagccttcctcctcttcctcttcatcagGAAGTGACTCAGACAGCTCCTGTGGCTCAGATGCAGAGGCCTGCCAAAGGAAGAGGTGCAGGAGGACATAA
- the SPSB3 gene encoding SPRY domain-containing SOCS box protein 3 isoform X3 — MARRTRSSRAWHFVLSGVRREVDTRAVALATSTRGWGYDSDGQHSDSDSEPESSSLSPSIPSAIPVTGESYCNCENQSEAPYCSSLHALHRVKDCQCGEEDEYFDWVWDDLNKSTATLLTCDNRKVNFHMEYSCGTAAIRGNKELADGQHFWEIKMTSPVYGTDMMVGIGTSDVNLDKYRHTFCSLLGKDEDSWGLSYTGLLHHKGDKTNFSSRFGQGSIIGVHLDTWHGTLTFFKNRKCIGVAATKLQNKKFYPMVCSTAAKSSMKVIRSCASCTSLQYLCCYRLRQLLPDYVDTLEVLPLPPGLKQEVTQTAPVAQMQRPAKGRGAGGHNISVDELL, encoded by the exons ATGGCACGGCGCACGCGGAGCAGCAGGGCCTGGCACTTCGTCCTGAGCGGGGTGCGGCGTGAGGTGGACACCCGGGCGGTTGCCTTGGCCACCAGCACGCGTGGCTGGGGCTACGACTCCGATGGACAG CACAGCGATTCAGATTCGGAGCCAGAGTCTTCCTCCCTCTCACCTTCCATCCCGAGTGCCATACCTGTGACCGGAGAGTCCTACTGCAACTGTGAGAACCAGAGCGAAGCGCCCTACTGCTCCAGCCTGCATGCCCTCCACCGTGTGAAGGACTGCCAGTGTGGCGAGGAGGACGAGT ATTTTGACTGGGTGTGGGATGACCTGAATAAGTCGACGGCCACCCTGCTGACCTGCGACAACCGCAAGGTGAACTTCCACATGGAGTACAGCTGTGGCACTGCTGCCATCCGGGGGAACAAAGAGCTGGCAGACGGGCAGCACTTCTGGGAGATCAAGATGACCTCCCCAGTCTATGGCACAGACATG ATGGTGGGAATTGGGACATCTGATGTGAATCTGGACAAGTACCGCCACACCTTCTGCAGCCTGTTGGGCAAGGACGAGGACAGCTGGGGACTCTCCTACACAG gactATTGCATCACAAGGGAGACAAAACAAACTTCTCCTCGAGGTTCGGCCAAGGCTCCATCATTGGAGTGCATTTGGACACGTGGCATGGAACACTAACATTCTTCAAAAACCGCAAGTGCATTG GGGTTGCAGCTACGAAGCTGCAGAACAAGAAGTTTTACCCCATGGTGTGCTCGACGGCGGCCAAGAGCAGCATGAAGGTGATCCGCTCCTGTGCCAGTTGCACATCCCTCCAGTATCTCTGCTGTTACCGCCTGCGCCAGCTCCTGCCTGACTACGTGGACACACTGGAGGTGCTACCATTGCCACCAGGACTCAAGCAG GAAGTGACTCAGACAGCTCCTGTGGCTCAGATGCAGAGGCCTGCCAAAGGAAGAGGTGCAGGAGGACATAATATCTCTGTAGAcgaactgctgtga
- the NUBP2 gene encoding cytosolic Fe-S cluster assembly factor NUBP2 isoform X1 — translation MARDCRCHRADHQGAPSNRERSNLAGVRHILLVLSGKGGVGKSTISTELALSLRHSGKKVGILDVDLCGPSIPRMFRVQDSDVHQCDSGWVPVFVDQDKSISLMSIGFLLEKPDDAVVWRGPKKNALIKQFVADVAWGDLDFLIVDTPPGTSDEHISTVEALRPYKPLGAILVTTPQAVAVGDVRRELTFCKKTGLRVLGIVENMSGFVCPHCSECTNIFSKGGGEELARYAGVPFLGCVPLDPQLSQSLEEGRDFIQEFPKSSAFPALAQITQQILDGTSQRSS, via the exons ATGGCGCGGGACTGCCGGTGCCACCGGGCCGATCACCAGGGAGCGCCGAGCAACCGGG AGAGAAGCAACCTGGCTGGGGTGCGGCACATCCTGCTGGTGCTCTCTGGGAAGGGTGGTGTGGGGAAGAGCACCATCTCCACAGAGCTGGCTCTGTCACTGCGGCACTCTGGGAAGAAG GTGGGGATCCTGGACGTGGACCTGTGTGGCCCCAGCATACCCCGTATGTTCAGGGTGCAGGACAGTGACGTGCACCAGTGCGACAGCGGCTGGGTCCCCGTCTTTGTGGACCAAGACAAGAGCATCTCGCTCATGTCCATTGGCTTCCTGCTCGAGAAGCCGGATGATGCTGTGGTGTGGAGAGGACCCAAGAAAAATG CTTTGATCAAACAATTTGTTGCTGATGTGGCATGGGGGGATCTGGACTTTCTCATCGTGGACACGCCGCCGGGTACGTCTGACGAGCACATCTCCACAGTGGAGGCCTTGCGGCCCTACAAGCCACTTGGAGCAATCCTCGTCACAACACCCCAG GCCGTGGCTGTAGGAGATGTAAGGCGAGAGCTGACATTCTGTAAGAAGACAGGCTTACGAGTTCTCGGCATTGTGGAGAATATGAGCGGCTTTGTCTGCCCACACTGTTCG GAGTGCACAAACATCTTTTCCAAAGGAGGAGGTGAGGAGCTGGCCAGGTATGCTGGGGTCCCCTTCCTTG GCTGTGTTCCCCTGGACCCCCAACTCAGCCAGAGCttggaggaaggcagagacTTCATCCAAGAGTTTCCCAAgagctctgccttccctgccttGGCTCAAATCACCCAGCAGATCTTGGATGGTACGTCACAGCGAAGCTCCTGA